One window of Hymenobacter sp. BRD128 genomic DNA carries:
- a CDS encoding YfhO family protein: MAVSASSSPAPAPLWQRAWPHVLAMLFFVVLAVAYFAPIVFEHQTLAQHDITQFQGGAHETQQWAAEHGHEPLWTNSMFSGMPTYLISVHFPGDLFVYVQKFIALGLPGVVSNLFVALLCGYVLLVALGVRPLVAVAGAVALGFSSYNLAILAAGHNTKSWALAYAPLVLGGLLLAMRQNKWLGAALFTLGLTMNVRANHPQITYYLGLLVVIYGIIELVAAIRAGRLPDFFSRVILLGVGALLAVGVSFGRLYTTYEYSKYSNRSPSELKALPAQPGQAAPSARQQDRDYAFAYSYGIGETMTLLVPNFYGGSSAMPLGKDSHIAAAGLPEEYLASMPTYWGDQSYVAGPVYVGVTVCFLFVLGLFVVDTRTRYWLLAGTLVSFILAWGKNFETINNLIFDYLPGYRSFRAVSMGLVMAQLAMPLLAALALSRILRPRAVVMPTGPAPVATEPLHPALAKAARAAAGAPAVAVDSADNLARTKQLLYAGAITAGFLLLTWVASLSFDYASPQDANLTQSGFTPQLLSALRADRADLLHNDIWRGLLFVGLTLAALYFYLKGKIDARIAAVAVAALVLLDLWTVDKRYLGEKNFQTETIAESFQPTPADTQILQDKDLSYRVLNLGNPFNEARTSYFHKSIGGYHGAKLRRYQDLIERQISQNNTGVLNMLNTRYVLVPPQKQGETEQVQRNPGALGNAWFVHELKAVASPDAEMAALNTLNAKQVAVVDTKKFPDVKPAVYADSSATIALTSYAPDALTYRYSAAQPGTVVFSEVYYADGWQAFLDGKPVPHFRADWVLRAMQVPAGSHEIKFVFEPKEYKIGNTVSLLSSIGVLLAVGAAGVFGRRRRRAGEVA, translated from the coding sequence ATGGCCGTTTCCGCTTCTTCTTCTCCTGCACCCGCGCCGCTGTGGCAGCGGGCCTGGCCGCACGTGCTGGCCATGTTGTTTTTCGTGGTGCTGGCCGTGGCCTACTTCGCACCCATCGTGTTTGAGCACCAGACGCTGGCGCAGCACGACATCACCCAGTTTCAGGGCGGCGCGCACGAGACGCAGCAGTGGGCCGCCGAGCACGGCCACGAGCCGCTGTGGACCAACTCCATGTTTTCGGGCATGCCGACGTACCTCATCTCGGTGCACTTTCCCGGCGACTTGTTTGTGTACGTGCAAAAGTTTATCGCGCTCGGCCTGCCCGGCGTGGTCAGCAATCTGTTTGTGGCCCTGCTCTGCGGCTACGTGCTGCTGGTGGCGCTGGGCGTGCGGCCCCTGGTGGCGGTGGCCGGCGCGGTGGCGCTGGGCTTTTCGAGCTACAACCTCGCCATTCTGGCGGCCGGGCACAATACCAAGTCGTGGGCGCTGGCCTACGCGCCGCTGGTGCTGGGCGGCCTTCTGCTGGCCATGCGCCAGAATAAGTGGCTGGGGGCCGCGCTCTTCACGCTGGGCCTCACCATGAACGTGCGTGCCAACCACCCGCAGATTACCTACTATCTGGGCTTGCTGGTGGTGATTTACGGGATTATCGAGCTGGTGGCGGCCATCCGGGCCGGGCGGCTACCCGACTTTTTCAGCCGGGTAATTCTGCTAGGGGTGGGCGCGCTACTGGCCGTGGGCGTGAGCTTCGGCCGCCTTTATACCACCTACGAGTACAGCAAATACAGCAATCGCTCGCCCTCCGAGCTGAAAGCCCTGCCGGCCCAGCCCGGCCAGGCGGCCCCCAGCGCCCGGCAGCAAGACCGCGACTACGCCTTCGCCTACAGCTACGGCATCGGCGAAACCATGACCCTGCTGGTGCCCAATTTCTACGGCGGCAGCAGTGCCATGCCGCTGGGCAAGGATTCGCACATCGCCGCCGCCGGCTTACCCGAAGAATACTTGGCTAGCATGCCCACCTACTGGGGCGACCAAAGCTACGTGGCCGGCCCGGTGTACGTGGGCGTCACGGTCTGCTTCCTGTTTGTGCTAGGCCTGTTTGTGGTGGATACCCGCACGCGCTACTGGCTGCTAGCCGGCACGCTGGTGTCGTTTATCCTGGCCTGGGGCAAAAATTTCGAGACGATTAACAACCTGATTTTCGACTATTTGCCGGGCTACCGCAGCTTCCGCGCCGTGAGCATGGGGCTAGTGATGGCCCAGCTAGCCATGCCGCTGCTGGCGGCGCTAGCCCTGTCGCGCATCCTGCGGCCCCGTGCGGTAGTAATGCCGACCGGCCCCGCACCGGTGGCCACCGAGCCGCTGCACCCGGCCCTCGCCAAGGCGGCCCGCGCGGCAGCGGGCGCACCAGCTGTGGCCGTCGATTCGGCTGATAACCTGGCGCGTACCAAGCAATTGCTCTATGCGGGCGCCATTACGGCGGGCTTTCTACTGCTAACCTGGGTGGCTAGCCTCAGCTTTGACTACGCCTCGCCGCAGGATGCCAATTTGACCCAAAGCGGCTTCACGCCGCAGCTGCTGAGCGCCCTGCGCGCCGACCGCGCCGACCTGCTGCACAACGACATCTGGCGCGGACTGCTCTTTGTGGGCCTCACCCTGGCGGCGCTGTATTTTTATTTGAAGGGCAAAATCGACGCCCGCATTGCGGCCGTGGCGGTGGCCGCGCTGGTGCTGCTCGACCTCTGGACGGTGGACAAGCGCTACCTGGGCGAAAAGAATTTCCAGACCGAAACCATTGCCGAGAGCTTTCAGCCCACACCCGCCGACACGCAGATTTTGCAAGATAAAGACCTGAGCTACCGCGTGCTCAACCTGGGCAACCCCTTTAACGAAGCCCGTACTTCGTACTTCCACAAGAGCATCGGCGGCTACCACGGCGCCAAGCTGCGCCGCTACCAAGACCTCATCGAGCGCCAGATTTCGCAGAATAATACCGGCGTGCTCAACATGCTGAACACGCGCTACGTGCTAGTGCCGCCCCAGAAGCAGGGCGAAACCGAGCAGGTACAGCGCAACCCCGGCGCGCTGGGCAACGCCTGGTTTGTGCACGAACTGAAAGCCGTGGCTAGCCCCGACGCCGAAATGGCGGCGCTGAATACGCTCAACGCCAAGCAGGTAGCCGTGGTGGACACCAAGAAATTTCCCGATGTGAAGCCGGCCGTGTACGCCGACTCGTCGGCCACCATCGCCCTCACCAGCTATGCGCCCGACGCCCTCACCTACCGCTATTCGGCAGCCCAGCCGGGCACAGTCGTGTTCTCCGAAGTGTACTATGCCGATGGCTGGCAGGCTTTTCTGGACGGTAAGCCGGTGCCGCACTTCCGCGCCGACTGGGTGCTACGGGCCATGCAGGTGCCGGCCGGCAGCCACGAAATCAAGTTCGTGTTTGAGCCCAAAGAATATAAGATTGGCAACACGGTATCGCTGCTTTCGAGCATCGGCGTGCTGCTGGCCGTGGGTGCGGCGGGCGTGTTTGGCCGGCGTCGTCGCCGGGCCGGCGAGGTGGCCTAG
- a CDS encoding 1-aminocyclopropane-1-carboxylate deaminase/D-cysteine desulfhydrase: MTDDFYLLQPIPHPSAERRGVRLLLWRDDLVNPALPGNKARKLKYNLRQAWADGHTRLLTFGGAYSNHLAAVAAAGRHYHFETIGLVRGEEHLPLNPTLARCVADGMALHYLDRATYRQRAEPAFLAALRRQFGPVYLLPEGGTNALALPGVAELIGELRLHTDFDAIAVAAGTGGTLAGLVLGLTEADYPARAIGVAALKGADFLRTEVEALLATAGAAGASYELHTDYHFGGYAKLPAELRTFIQQFEADYGVLLDPIYTGKLLFGVLDLIEQGHFAPGSTVVAVHTGGLQAWAGFSQ, translated from the coding sequence ATGACAGACGACTTCTACTTGCTGCAACCCATTCCTCACCCGAGCGCCGAGCGGCGGGGCGTGCGCCTGCTGCTCTGGCGCGACGACCTGGTGAACCCCGCCCTGCCCGGCAATAAGGCGCGCAAGCTCAAGTATAATCTGCGTCAGGCCTGGGCCGATGGCCACACCCGCCTGCTCACCTTCGGCGGGGCCTATTCCAACCACCTGGCCGCCGTGGCCGCCGCCGGCCGGCACTACCACTTCGAAACCATTGGCCTGGTGCGCGGCGAGGAGCACCTGCCCCTCAACCCCACCCTGGCCCGCTGCGTGGCCGATGGCATGGCGCTGCACTACCTCGACCGCGCCACCTACCGCCAGCGCGCCGAGCCCGCCTTTCTGGCCGCGCTGCGCCGGCAGTTTGGCCCCGTGTACCTGCTGCCCGAAGGCGGCACCAACGCGCTGGCCCTGCCCGGCGTGGCCGAGCTCATCGGCGAGCTGCGCCTGCACACCGACTTCGACGCCATAGCCGTAGCGGCCGGCACCGGCGGCACCCTGGCCGGCCTGGTGCTGGGCCTGACTGAGGCCGACTACCCGGCCCGCGCAATCGGCGTAGCAGCGCTTAAAGGAGCTGATTTTCTGCGCACTGAGGTAGAGGCGCTGTTAGCCACCGCCGGCGCGGCCGGGGCTAGCTATGAGTTGCACACCGACTATCACTTTGGCGGCTATGCCAAGCTGCCCGCCGAGTTGCGGACGTTCATTCAGCAGTTTGAGGCTGATTATGGCGTGCTGCTCGACCCGATTTATACCGGCAAGCTGCTATTTGGCGTGCTCGACCTCATCGAGCAAGGGCATTTCGCGCCGGGCAGCACCGTAGTGGCCGTGCACACCGGCGGCCTGCAAGCCTGGGCGGGGTTTTCGCAGTGA
- a CDS encoding DUF4230 domain-containing protein, with translation MNLTIWLALASPLLPAMLPRLIRRLVPLLILVALGVFLWRKIGATLASLNPLAAREPLVTVTHNTVLTQVEALGKLELVRYRFKDVVEYKRSAKYPFLPDAKAALIVGGEAVGCLDLRKIRPQDVVLEGDSVVRITLPDPELCTFQVNHNESRVFSTQNGFFDDAGLVDEAYRYAEAQVRRSALQSGILAETQRNAQQILAPMLHTLTGRRVIIGQRLVAPGPGRKL, from the coding sequence GTGAACCTCACAATTTGGCTGGCGCTGGCTAGCCCCTTGCTGCCCGCTATGCTGCCTCGCCTTATTCGCCGCCTCGTTCCGTTGCTTATTCTCGTGGCGCTGGGCGTGTTTTTGTGGCGCAAAATCGGCGCTACGCTGGCTAGCCTCAACCCGCTGGCCGCCCGCGAGCCGCTGGTGACGGTGACGCACAACACGGTGCTCACGCAAGTCGAAGCCCTGGGCAAGCTGGAGCTGGTGCGCTACCGCTTCAAAGACGTAGTGGAGTACAAGCGCTCGGCCAAATACCCGTTTTTACCCGATGCCAAGGCGGCCCTTATCGTGGGCGGCGAGGCCGTGGGCTGCCTCGATTTGCGCAAAATCCGCCCCCAGGACGTAGTGCTTGAGGGCGACTCAGTAGTGCGCATCACCTTACCCGACCCCGAGCTGTGTACTTTCCAGGTCAATCACAACGAAAGCCGCGTATTCAGCACCCAGAACGGCTTTTTTGACGACGCCGGCCTCGTCGATGAGGCCTATCGCTACGCCGAGGCCCAGGTGCGCCGCTCGGCGCTGCAAAGCGGCATCCTGGCCGAAACCCAGCGCAATGCGCAGCAGATTCTGGCACCCATGCTGCACACGCTCACTGGGCGGCGCGTTATTATTGGCCAGCGCCTGGTGGCGCCGGGGCCGGGGCGCAAGCTGTAG
- a CDS encoding regulatory protein RecX, whose protein sequence is MFKNPDKAPKTYTPGEALPKIAAYCAYQERTQREVEEKLKSYGLDEDEAGEIIIRLSREKLLDEERYAQAYARGKHRTNGWGRRRIKLEMKAKGLSEYCIKSGLKELDGDEYYDKLKQLLGQRAAREKETHPMKRKMKLMAYLTQKGYESDLIQEALGELADEES, encoded by the coding sequence ATGTTTAAGAACCCCGACAAAGCTCCCAAAACCTACACGCCCGGCGAGGCGCTGCCCAAAATAGCCGCCTACTGCGCCTACCAGGAGCGCACCCAGCGCGAGGTGGAGGAAAAGCTCAAAAGCTACGGCCTCGACGAAGACGAAGCCGGCGAAATCATCATCCGCCTGAGCCGCGAAAAGCTGCTCGATGAGGAGCGCTACGCCCAGGCCTACGCTCGCGGCAAGCACCGCACCAACGGCTGGGGCCGCCGCCGCATCAAGCTCGAAATGAAGGCCAAAGGCCTGAGCGAGTATTGCATCAAGAGTGGCCTCAAGGAGCTCGACGGCGACGAATACTACGATAAGCTGAAGCAGCTACTAGGCCAGCGCGCCGCCCGCGAAAAGGAAACCCACCCCATGAAGCGCAAGATGAAGCTCATGGCCTACCTCACCCAAAAAGGTTACGAGTCGGACCTGATACAGGAGGCGCTGGGCGAGCTGGCCGATGAGGAAAGCTAG
- a CDS encoding DMT family transporter, whose translation MRVSPGILFMLASTALLAVVNVAVKKLDGMPTAEIIFARCFISLTLTIIQLRRTHTPVWGPPEARGNLWARGIFGAGSIIGGFLALKALPIGGAVTLSYLAPVVTAVAAIGLVGEPLKPWQWLFYGLAVAGVLLAKGTAGLLSAGVLIGVGAAVASGLSSVFLRRVGDKVAPLVPVFYFNLVPLAIAAGWMLFDLQLPHGTDWAWLALAGVFTHVALWCVTQAFRKKQANFVAALDYLGLLYATALGYFIFGDNIKPAVYPGIGLILLGVLLNAWYTSRQAKRA comes from the coding sequence ATGCGCGTTTCGCCCGGAATTCTCTTCATGCTGGCCTCCACGGCGCTGCTGGCCGTCGTCAACGTGGCCGTGAAGAAGCTCGACGGCATGCCCACCGCCGAAATCATTTTCGCCCGCTGCTTTATCTCGCTCACCCTCACCATCATTCAGCTGCGGCGCACCCACACGCCGGTGTGGGGGCCACCCGAGGCGCGCGGTAATTTGTGGGCCAGGGGCATCTTCGGCGCTGGCTCCATCATCGGCGGCTTTCTGGCCCTGAAGGCGCTACCCATTGGCGGGGCCGTCACGCTCAGCTACCTGGCGCCGGTGGTGACGGCGGTGGCCGCCATCGGGCTGGTAGGCGAGCCGCTAAAGCCCTGGCAATGGCTTTTTTATGGGCTAGCGGTGGCGGGCGTACTGCTGGCCAAGGGCACGGCCGGCCTACTCTCGGCCGGAGTACTGATTGGCGTGGGCGCGGCGGTAGCGTCGGGCCTGAGCAGCGTGTTTCTGCGGCGGGTAGGTGATAAAGTCGCGCCGCTGGTGCCGGTGTTCTACTTCAATCTGGTGCCGCTGGCCATCGCGGCGGGCTGGATGCTATTTGACCTGCAACTGCCCCACGGCACCGACTGGGCCTGGCTGGCCCTGGCCGGCGTGTTTACGCACGTGGCCCTGTGGTGCGTCACGCAGGCTTTCCGAAAAAAGCAGGCCAACTTCGTAGCGGCCCTCGATTACCTGGGCCTTCTCTACGCTACCGCACTGGGCTACTTCATTTTTGGCGATAATATCAAGCCTGCGGTGTATCCCGGCATTGGCCTTATTCTGCTAGGGGTACTGCTCAATGCCTGGTATACGAGCCGGCAGGCAAAACGGGCCTAG
- a CDS encoding DUF5686 and carboxypeptidase regulatory-like domain-containing protein → MPVITRKSFQYAVIYWLLTVCTAHAGLIKGKVSGPDGAGLPFANVAVRGAAISTGTNEQGQYQLRLAAGAYQLVFQYVGYSARTAAVRVPAGDSTLVLNVALAPEAYSLNEVTVRGSDRDPAYAIVQHAQQWRPYYRREVASFRARLYVKILARLSDTPGKVLGLFKVGPDIKPGIFYLAESLSDISFQQPNVIKQRMLSGRVSGNTRGIPFDQASAGASLNFYDNLIKAPFGGRGFVSPIAANAGLFYTYELVGSSTRGGETVHKIRVTPRRRNDPAFSGFIYVVDGSWRLHSVDLRLTKDAQLDYVDELHIEQLYAPAPGVPYAWVVQSQQATFSFSAFGFKGSGYATGILSDYSRVVPTYPGPPAELAPKPEAAGPQAVAPVTTKELTQQIKREKPNLSGLGRQVRRQVQQARRDSLRQDPLASLKRGEVERVENGVNDRDSTYWNQVRPVPLTEEEKIDYHKKDSSEVVRKSRPYQDSLDRKRNQLSAGKLLLTGYTRSNTFAKRSFTVAPIFNELQYNTVEGYVLNAQATYTQRTDNRRFLTLTPTLRYGFSNRQLQPSLTMNWQLDPQKLRQIGLIAGRTIENFDRNSQLTPFINSAYSLLANENYAKLYRRDGAELSYLWEPLNGLTVRGAASYFQRVELYNTADYLWHDVPGRAFTPNEPVAEEAPGSATAFGRSNAAVLGLSLSYKPGQRYISRPDGKFNLGSKWPTLGAQARLAVPHLLGADVRYLLLQASVRHTLNLGLAGTSMVQAIVGGFAGKQEGLTFADYRHFSGNRTLLAANFNEFQLLDYYQYSTRASYFEGHFNHHFNGFIFNKIPLLRALKWQEVLSLNYLHTAQIGHYLELGAGIEHIFKVMRVDFYTGLQSGQHAGTGLRVGLGF, encoded by the coding sequence ATGCCGGTTATTACTCGCAAGTCGTTTCAATACGCAGTCATTTACTGGCTCTTAACGGTCTGCACAGCCCACGCCGGCCTCATCAAGGGGAAAGTCAGCGGCCCCGACGGCGCGGGCCTGCCCTTCGCCAACGTGGCCGTGCGCGGGGCGGCCATCAGCACCGGCACCAACGAGCAGGGCCAGTACCAGCTGCGCCTTGCGGCCGGTGCGTACCAGCTGGTTTTTCAATACGTGGGCTACAGCGCCCGCACCGCAGCCGTGCGCGTGCCGGCCGGCGACTCTACACTCGTGCTCAACGTGGCGCTGGCCCCCGAGGCCTACAGCCTGAACGAAGTGACCGTGCGCGGCTCGGACCGCGACCCGGCCTACGCCATCGTGCAGCACGCGCAGCAGTGGCGGCCCTACTACCGGCGCGAAGTGGCCTCGTTTCGGGCGCGGCTCTACGTCAAGATTCTGGCCCGGCTCAGCGATACGCCGGGCAAGGTGCTGGGCCTCTTTAAGGTGGGGCCCGACATCAAGCCGGGTATCTTTTACCTGGCGGAAAGCCTGTCGGATATTTCCTTTCAGCAGCCCAACGTGATAAAGCAGCGCATGCTGTCGGGGCGGGTGAGCGGCAACACGCGCGGCATCCCCTTTGACCAGGCCAGCGCCGGGGCTAGCCTCAATTTTTACGACAACCTCATCAAGGCACCCTTTGGCGGGCGGGGCTTCGTATCGCCGATTGCGGCCAATGCGGGCTTGTTTTACACCTACGAATTGGTGGGCTCCAGCACGCGCGGCGGCGAAACGGTGCACAAAATCCGCGTCACGCCCCGCCGCCGCAACGACCCGGCGTTTTCGGGCTTTATCTACGTCGTGGATGGGTCGTGGCGCCTGCACTCGGTAGACCTGCGCCTGACCAAAGACGCTCAGCTCGACTACGTCGACGAGCTGCATATCGAGCAGCTTTATGCGCCCGCGCCCGGCGTGCCCTACGCCTGGGTGGTGCAGTCGCAGCAGGCCACGTTCAGCTTTTCGGCGTTCGGCTTCAAGGGTTCGGGCTACGCCACGGGTATTTTGTCGGATTACAGCCGCGTGGTGCCCACCTACCCCGGCCCGCCGGCCGAGCTGGCGCCCAAACCCGAAGCCGCTGGCCCCCAGGCCGTGGCCCCGGTCACGACCAAGGAGCTGACCCAGCAAATCAAGCGCGAAAAGCCCAACCTCAGCGGCCTGGGCCGGCAGGTGCGCCGCCAGGTGCAGCAGGCCCGGCGCGACTCGCTGCGCCAAGACCCGCTAGCCTCGCTGAAGCGCGGCGAGGTAGAGCGCGTGGAAAATGGCGTGAACGACCGCGACAGCACCTATTGGAACCAGGTGCGCCCGGTGCCCCTCACCGAGGAAGAGAAAATCGACTACCACAAAAAAGATAGCAGCGAGGTGGTGCGCAAGTCGCGCCCCTACCAGGACTCGCTCGACCGCAAGCGCAATCAATTGAGCGCGGGCAAGCTGCTGCTTACCGGCTATACCCGCAGCAACACCTTTGCCAAGCGCAGCTTCACGGTGGCGCCCATTTTCAACGAGCTGCAATACAACACGGTAGAGGGCTACGTGCTGAACGCCCAAGCCACCTACACCCAGCGCACCGACAACCGCCGCTTCCTGACCCTAACGCCCACCCTGCGCTACGGCTTCTCGAACCGGCAGCTGCAACCCAGCCTGACTATGAACTGGCAGCTCGACCCGCAGAAGCTGCGCCAAATCGGCCTCATTGCGGGCCGCACCATCGAGAACTTCGACCGCAACTCGCAGCTCACGCCGTTCATCAACTCGGCCTATTCGCTGCTGGCTAATGAGAATTATGCCAAGCTTTACCGCCGCGATGGCGCCGAGCTGAGCTACCTCTGGGAGCCGCTTAATGGCCTCACGGTGCGCGGCGCGGCGAGCTATTTTCAGCGCGTAGAACTCTATAACACCGCCGATTACCTTTGGCACGACGTGCCGGGCCGCGCCTTCACGCCCAACGAGCCGGTGGCCGAGGAGGCCCCCGGCAGCGCCACCGCTTTCGGCCGCAGCAACGCCGCCGTGCTGGGCCTCAGCCTGAGCTACAAGCCGGGCCAGCGCTACATCAGCCGGCCCGATGGCAAGTTCAACCTGGGCTCAAAGTGGCCGACGCTGGGCGCGCAGGCCCGGCTGGCCGTGCCGCACCTGCTGGGCGCCGATGTGCGCTACCTGCTGCTGCAAGCCTCGGTGCGCCACACGCTCAATCTGGGGCTAGCGGGTACTTCCATGGTGCAGGCTATCGTGGGCGGCTTCGCGGGCAAGCAGGAAGGGCTGACGTTCGCCGACTACCGCCACTTTTCGGGCAACCGCACGCTGCTGGCGGCCAATTTCAACGAGTTTCAATTGCTCGATTACTACCAGTACAGCACCCGCGCCAGCTATTTCGAAGGGCATTTCAACCACCACTTCAACGGGTTTATTTTCAACAAAATCCCGCTGCTGCGCGCCCTCAAGTGGCAGGAAGTACTCTCGCTCAATTACCTGCACACCGCCCAGATTGGCCACTACCTGGAGCTAGGGGCGGGCATTGAGCACATTTTCAAGGTGATGCGCGTCGATTTTTACACCGGCCTGCAGAGTGGCCAACACGCGGGCACCGGGCTGCGGGTGGGGCTAGGCTTTTAA
- a CDS encoding DUF4834 family protein, with the protein MGFTLSLLLFFVLVRFVLPRVLRAVLGGFVRQQVHKAQQGGFYPPSGSPGGGYQAPPQPEPTAKPGQVRVDYVPPTTSAGERKPEFRGGEYVDYEEVK; encoded by the coding sequence ATGGGCTTCACGCTTTCGCTGCTGCTGTTTTTCGTGCTTGTACGGTTTGTGCTGCCCCGGGTGCTGCGGGCGGTGCTGGGGGGCTTTGTGCGGCAGCAGGTACACAAGGCGCAGCAGGGTGGTTTTTACCCGCCCAGCGGCTCTCCGGGCGGTGGGTATCAGGCGCCTCCTCAACCCGAGCCGACCGCTAAGCCCGGCCAGGTGCGCGTCGATTACGTGCCGCCCACAACCTCCGCGGGCGAGCGCAAGCCCGAATTTCGGGGCGGCGAGTATGTAGATTATGAAGAAGTGAAGTAG
- a CDS encoding GWxTD domain-containing protein has translation MSYPKRKAIYDGRGAWFWLALGLVGLASPAAAPHLLATPDFAGLYRPVPDRLLPATRREGDSLRIFINQPVAAPGSAPMRLRLTGWATYEAKQPLWQVLRLARPYPGSTPTAPVQVLTAAVAASQLAPGAVLQVSLDKPALTNQPPSSDQDPSTTAWLRLTPEVLARPFVLLDSAGLVLARPYVNAGESVAVATFGLTQPVRWRRYPTGTPALPPFTDPRSQVAAPRTLGVLDSSAAPVAAGNLLRLPEQGLYALKVGGAGGEPVRTLPLLVVPASFPGQSTAPEVIAPLLYLTTTAERQALLKAPDPKRAIDRFWLDAAGGDQMRGRDMIRRYYQRVTTANEVFTGHKAGWLTDRGLLYVVLGPPQSVRRLPTGEERWHYDQAGRQGEAVAFTFRPRPSTLAPNNYELVRRPEYELLWYAAVEQWRRTTTAR, from the coding sequence ATGAGTTATCCGAAAAGAAAGGCAATTTACGACGGGCGGGGAGCTTGGTTTTGGCTGGCGCTTGGGCTGGTGGGCCTGGCTAGCCCGGCCGCCGCGCCGCACCTGCTGGCTACGCCCGATTTTGCCGGCCTCTACCGCCCGGTGCCCGACCGGCTGCTGCCCGCCACGCGCCGCGAGGGCGACAGCCTCCGCATCTTTATAAACCAACCGGTAGCCGCGCCTGGTTCCGCGCCGATGCGGCTGCGCCTCACCGGCTGGGCCACTTACGAGGCCAAGCAGCCGCTGTGGCAGGTTCTGCGGCTGGCCCGCCCCTACCCCGGCTCTACCCCCACCGCGCCGGTGCAGGTGCTTACGGCCGCCGTGGCGGCTAGCCAGCTCGCGCCCGGCGCGGTGCTGCAGGTCAGCCTCGATAAGCCTGCGCTCACCAATCAGCCGCCTAGTTCCGACCAAGACCCTAGCACCACCGCCTGGCTGCGCCTCACGCCCGAGGTGCTGGCTAGGCCCTTCGTGCTGCTCGACTCGGCGGGACTGGTGCTGGCCCGGCCTTATGTAAATGCGGGCGAGAGCGTAGCAGTGGCCACGTTTGGGCTCACCCAACCAGTGCGTTGGCGGCGCTACCCTACCGGTACGCCGGCCCTGCCGCCCTTCACCGACCCGCGCAGCCAAGTGGCGGCGCCGCGCACGCTCGGAGTGCTCGATTCGTCGGCCGCGCCCGTGGCGGCGGGCAATTTGCTGCGGCTCCCTGAGCAGGGCTTGTACGCGCTGAAAGTAGGCGGCGCGGGTGGCGAGCCGGTGCGCACGCTGCCGCTGCTGGTGGTGCCAGCCAGCTTTCCGGGCCAAAGCACGGCGCCCGAAGTTATCGCGCCGCTACTCTATCTCACTACCACTGCCGAGCGCCAGGCCCTGCTAAAAGCCCCCGACCCCAAGCGGGCCATCGACCGGTTTTGGCTCGATGCGGCGGGCGGCGACCAGATGCGCGGACGCGACATGATACGGCGCTACTACCAGCGCGTGACTACTGCCAATGAGGTATTTACCGGCCACAAGGCCGGTTGGCTCACCGACCGCGGCCTGCTCTACGTAGTGCTCGGCCCACCCCAGAGCGTGCGCCGCCTGCCCACCGGCGAAGAGCGCTGGCACTACGACCAAGCCGGCCGCCAGGGCGAGGCCGTGGCCTTCACCTTCCGGCCGCGCCCTAGTACCTTAGCACCTAATAACTACGAACTGGTGCGCCGGCCCGAGTATGAGCTACTCTGGTATGCCGCCGTAGAACAATGGAGAAGAACGACGACCGCCCGGTAA
- the rlmB gene encoding 23S rRNA (guanosine(2251)-2'-O)-methyltransferase RlmB, protein MPRKPGGERGAPAFKQHNTRPAADRSIDMLFGLRPILEALNAGRTLDKIFLLRGTKNSMTQDISDLARQANVPVSYVPIEKLENLTRKNHQGAVAFVSPIDFAPLDTLLAGLFEEGKVPFVLVLDRVTDVRNFGAIARTAECLGVQALVVPSSGAAQINGDAVKTSAGALNILPVCREPDLRQTITFLKNSGLTVIACTEKADADLGHSAPASLSGPIAVVMGSEEDGIAPELLRLCDQRLRIPMSGQIQSLNVGVAAGIMLFEVAKGRS, encoded by the coding sequence GTGCCGCGCAAGCCGGGCGGTGAGCGCGGCGCACCCGCCTTCAAGCAGCACAACACCCGCCCGGCGGCCGACCGCAGCATCGACATGCTCTTCGGCCTGCGCCCCATCTTGGAGGCGCTGAACGCGGGCCGGACGTTGGACAAGATTTTCCTGCTGCGCGGCACCAAAAACTCCATGACGCAGGACATCTCGGACCTGGCCCGCCAGGCCAACGTGCCGGTGTCGTACGTGCCCATCGAGAAGCTCGAAAACCTGACCCGCAAAAACCACCAGGGCGCCGTAGCCTTCGTGTCGCCCATCGACTTTGCGCCCCTCGATACGCTGCTGGCTGGCTTGTTTGAGGAAGGCAAGGTGCCCTTCGTGCTTGTGCTCGACCGCGTGACGGACGTGCGCAACTTCGGCGCCATTGCCCGCACGGCCGAGTGCCTGGGTGTGCAGGCGCTGGTAGTGCCCAGCAGCGGCGCCGCCCAAATCAACGGCGACGCCGTTAAAACCTCGGCCGGCGCGCTCAACATCCTGCCCGTGTGCCGCGAGCCCGACCTGCGCCAGACGATTACTTTTCTAAAAAACAGCGGCCTCACCGTCATTGCCTGTACCGAAAAGGCCGACGCCGACCTCGGCCACTCCGCGCCGGCTAGCCTCAGCGGCCCCATCGCGGTGGTTATGGGCTCGGAGGAAGACGGCATCGCGCCCGAGCTGCTGCGCCTCTGCGACCAGCGCCTGCGCATCCCGATGAGCGGCCAGATTCAGAGCCTCAACGTGGGCGTGGCCGCCGGCATCATGCTGTTTGAAGTGGCCAAGGGACGCAGTTAG